The Medicago truncatula cultivar Jemalong A17 chromosome 4, MtrunA17r5.0-ANR, whole genome shotgun sequence genome includes a region encoding these proteins:
- the LOC25492422 gene encoding berberine bridge enzyme-like 17, translated as MGKLSFLFITLTIVMSISTTTSQSPFQNFLNCFSQSLNSSISDIIYTPNNISFSTILNMKIQNKRFKTTTPKPLAIITAKDDSHVQATIQCLKSNKIQIRIRSGGHDFEGFSYVSDVPFVIIDLLHLNSVDVNLQEETAWVESGATLGKLYYTIGKKNNSLAFPSGVCFSVGAGGHFSGGGYGNMMRKFGLSVDNIIDAKIVDVNGNILDRKSMGEDLFWAIRGGGGASYGVILSWKLKLVQVTSQVTVFNVKRNVNENVTDVVYKWQLIAPKLHKDLFIRLQFNVVHIGQKIVQVSFIGQFLGTIERLLPLVNESFPELGLKKSDCFSMPWVNSTLFWYDKPIGTPLEVLLDEPKDPQPTYIKGQSDYVKKPIPKEIIECIWELIIKGESLLMQWNPYGGRMEEILPSETPFPHRAGNLFLILYYNNWINESSQAIERHVNFSRSVYEFMTPYVSNSPREAFLNYRDGDIGANHPSNVTKMDIARTYGSKFFKGNFERLVSVKTKVDPENFFRFEQSIPTRS; from the coding sequence ATGGGGAAATTGTCTTTTCTCTTCATAACTTTAACAATTGTCATGtctatttcaacaacaacatcacaatcaccctttcaaaattttctcaaTTGCTTTTCTCAATCTTTGAATTCCTCTATCTCTGATATCATTTACACTCCAAACAATATCTCATTCTCAACCATCCTCAACATGAAAATACAAAACAAGAGATTTAAAACAACAACACCAAAACCTTTGGCAATTATAACTGCAAAAGATGATTCTCATGTCCAAGCAACAATTCAATGCCTCAAAAGTAACAAAATTCAGATCAGAATCCGAAGTGGCGGCCACGACTTTGAAGGTTTCTCATATGTATCAGACGTGCCTTTTGTTATAATTGACTTGCTTCATCTCAATTCAGTTGATGTCAATTTACAAGAAGAAACAGCATGGGTTGAATCAGGTGCAACACTTGGAAAGCTTTATTATACcattggaaagaaaaataactCTCTTGCTTTCCCATCCGGCGTTTGTTTTTCTGTCGGAGCTGGTGGTCATTTTTCTGGTGGTGGATATGGAAATATGATGAGAAAATTTGGTCTTTCTGTTGATAATATTATTGACGCAAAAATTGTTGATGTGAATGGTAATATCCTTGATAGAAAATCAATGGGAGAAGATCTTTTTTGGGCTATaagaggtggtggtggtgctaGTTATGGTGTTATTTTGTCTTGGAAACTCAAATTGGTTCAAGTAACCTCACAGGTTACTGTTTTTAATGTGAAGAGGAATGTGAATGAAAATGTAACTGATGTTGTTTACAAATGGCAATTAATTGCACCAAAATTGCATAAAGATCTTTTTATTAGACTGCAGTTTAATGTTGTTCACATTGGTCAAAAGATAGTACAAGTTAGTTTCATTGGTCAATTTTTGGGGACAATTGAAAGACTTTTACCTTTGGTGAATGAAAGTTTCCCTGAATTAGGGTTGAAAAAAAGTGATTGCTTTTCAATGCCTTGGGTTAATTCCACTCTTTTTTGGTATGATAAGCCAATTGGTACTCCTCTTGAAGTACTATTGGATGAACCAAAAGATCCTCAACCAACTTATATCAAAGGTCAATCAGATTATGTGAAGAAACCTATTCCAAAAGAAATTATAGAATGTATATGGGAATTGATAATTAAAGGTGAAAGTTTGCTTATGCAATGGAATCCTTACGGTGGAAGGATGGAAGAAATATTGCCATCAGAAACACCATTTCCTCATAGAGCAGGGAACTTGTTCTTGATTTTGTACTATAATAATTGGATTAATGAATCTTCTCAAGCTATTGAACGCCATGTGAATTTTTCAAGGTCAGTTTATGAGTTCATGACACCCTATGTTTCAAATTCACCGAGGGAGGCATTCCTCAACTACAGAGATGGTGATATTGGTGCCAATCATCCAAGTAATGTAACAAAAATGGACATTGCTAGAACATATGGAAGCAagttttttaaaggaaattttGAAAGATTAGTTAGTGTGAAAACTAAGGTTGATcctgagaatttttttagatttgaaCAAAGCATACCTACCAGGTCATGA